In one window of Helianthus annuus cultivar XRQ/B chromosome 17, HanXRQr2.0-SUNRISE, whole genome shotgun sequence DNA:
- the LOC110921140 gene encoding myb-related protein 308: MGRSPCCEKAHTNKGAWTKEEDDRLIAYIRAHGEGCWRSLPKAAGLLRCGKSCRLRWINYLRPDLKRGNFSEEEDELIIKLHSLLGNKWSLIAGRLPGRTDNEIKNYWNTHIRRKLLNRGIDPATHRPLTGSDNHQNNITTTTAAAGNSSPDVTTTTTISFAPTTPISTHLVKHEVEDIKIINNNDSLDHRKIKNHSPENQERCPDLNLELRIGIGPAQEQNNAMSSSYIPHQQQSVEYHRQKLVTGGRTSGGAIICFACSMGIQNSKECSCTSSLSGTSSNSTGYGYDFLGMKNVGLDYRSLEMK; the protein is encoded by the exons ATGGGAAGGTCTCCTTGTTGTGAAAAAGCACACACAAACAAAGGTGCATGgaccaaagaagaagatgatcgTCTTATTGCTTACATCAGAGCTCATGGTGAAGGTTGCTGGCGGTCACTCCCCAAAGCCGCCGGCCTCCTCCGCTGCGGCAAAAGCTGCCGCCTCCGGTGGATCAACTACCTCCGCCCTGATCTCAAACGTGGCAACTTctctgaagaagaagatgaactcATCATCAAACTCCATAGCCTCCTTGGCAACAA gtgGTCTTTGATAGCCGGAAGATTACCGGGGAGAACAGATAATGAGATAAAGAATTACTGGAATACCCACATCAGAAGAAAGCTTTTAAACAGAGGAATTGATCCGGCAACTCACCGGCCACTAACCGGTTCCGACAACCATCAAAATaatatcaccaccaccaccgccgccgccggtAACTCCTCACCGGACgttaccaccacaaccaccatctCATTTGCACCCACCACACCCATTTCAACCCATCTTGTTAAACATGAAGTTGAAGATATTAAAATCATTAATAATAACGATTCTCTTGATCACCGGAAAATCAAGAACCACTCGCCGGAAAATCAAGAAAGATGCCCAGATTTGAATTTGGAGTTAAGAATTGGAATAGGCCCAGCACAAGAACAAAACAACGCCATGTCATCATCGTACATACCACATCAGCAACAGTCAGTTGAGTATCACCGTCAGAAACTGGTGACCGGCGGGAGAACTTCCGGCGGTGCTATTATATGTTTTGCGTGCAGTATGGGTATACAGAATAGTAAGGAATGCAGTTGTACAAGTAGCTTGAGTGGTACAAGTAGTAACAGCACTGGTTATGGTTATGATTTCTTGGGTATGAAAAATGTTGGCTTGGACTACAGAAGTTTGGAGatgaaatga